A region of Aquarana catesbeiana isolate 2022-GZ linkage group LG08, ASM4218655v1, whole genome shotgun sequence DNA encodes the following proteins:
- the LOC141104852 gene encoding uncharacterized protein: protein MSSNNLCISILVDGREMRKTSEDCLTLSPDCKVEDEDITQYSPGENPTTSNVHPAPHSVDGPSYSSYPEEPQTVRDGAGPSYSSYPEEPQTVRDGAVLPTDKRFSCPECGKCFRSKSGFKEHIKSHTGEKPYSCPECGKFYLTKSQLSKHQRYHMMERPHSCSECGKCFVKKSELVIHQRSHTGERPYFCAECGKFYVTKSQLSTHKRYHTGDRPHCCSECGKCYVKKSELVRHQRSHTGEKPYFCPDCGIFFSDKCGLYRHQRRHADDKPYSCSECGKCFVRKSDLFLHQMSHTGEKPYSCPECGKCFVRNQNLVRHQMSHTGKKPHLCSECGKGFPDKTHLCIHQRLHTGEKPYSCSECGKCFSRKFYLYTHQRTHTGEKPFPCPECGKCFSRKSHLYIHQSTHTGEKQHSCPECGKCFSHKYSLDRHQRSHTGEKPLSCPECGKCFSHRSSLDRHQRSHTREKPRSCPE, encoded by the coding sequence atgtctagtaataatctttgtatttctattttagtagatggacgggagatgaggaaaacctcagaggattgtctcactttgtctccagactgtaaagtagaagatgaggacatcacacagtatagtccaggagaaaacccgactacctcaaatgtccatccggcaccacacagtgtagatggaccatcgtattcctcttatcctgaggaacctcagactgtgagggacggtgccggaccatcgtattcctcttatcctgaggaacctcagactgtgagggacggtgccgtccttccaacagataagaggttttcctgtcctgagtgtgggaagtgtttccgttcTAAATCTGGTTTTAAAGAGCATATaaaatctcacacaggggagaagccgtattcctgtcctgagtgcgggaaattttatttaacaaaatctcaactttccaaacatcagagatatCACATGATGGAGAGGccacattcctgttctgagtgtgggaaatgttttgtaaaaaaatcagaacttgtcatacatcagaggtctcacacaggcGAGAGGCCGTATttctgtgctgagtgcgggaaattttATGTAACGAAATCCCAGCTTTCCACACATAAGAGATATCACACAGGGGATAGGCCGCAttgctgttctgagtgcgggaaatgttatgtgaaaaaatcagaacttgtcagacatcaaaggtctcacacgggggagaagccgtatttctgcCCTGACTGcggaatttttttttcagacaagtgcggtctttacagacatcagagaaggCATGCAGATgataagccgtattcctgttccgagtgtgggaaatgttttgtacgaAAATCTGATCTTTTCCTACATCAGatgtctcacacgggggaaaagccgtattcctgtcccgagtgcgggaaatgttttgtacgaaACCAAAACCTTGTTAGACATCAAATGTCTCACACGGGGAAAAAGCCTCACCTCTGTTCTGAATGTGGGAAAGGCTTTCCAGATAAGACACATCTTTGcatacatcagagattgcacacgggtgagaagccatattcctgttctgagtgcgggaaatgtttttcaaggaagttctatctttacacacatcagagaacgcacacaggggagaagccatttccctgtcctgagtgcgggaaatgtttttcaagaaaGTCacatctttacatacatcagagcaCTCACACGGGTGAAAAGcaacattcctgtcctgagtgcggaaaatgtttttcacataagtaCAGTCttgacagacatcagagatctcacacgggggagaagccactttcctgtcctgagtgcgggaaatgtttttcacataggTCCAGTCttgacagacatcagagatctcacacgagggagaagccacgttcctgtcctgagtga